The DNA region TGTGAAGCAACAATTATTTCTTAAACCTTGtgtggaaaaaaaattgataaaaatcaTGCACGACTAAGACACAGTTTAGATATGATCTAAAGTTTAGATATGGGACCttttttgatttattaatattaagCCTATTTCTTTCTCCTATATTTTGATAGGAATAATTAAAGCTACTCGTCACTTATCCCATCTCATTCAAAAACATCTTAATATTTCAAAAAACATCTGAATCTTGGGATGGTATTAAAATTGCCCAGATTTTACCATTAGCTGGACTTGAAAATCATGATATAGGTAGCAAGAAAAGAGGAAtgcaatataatttttttgctGTGTTGAATGATGATATTATTGCTGATGTGAGTCTCTTTAAATAGAGATTTCAGAACGTCTGTACAaggaataaaaagaaaactatggaagggaaataaattaaatttgaggCAATTCCTGAGATCACTCTATGATCCATGATTTTGTTCTATTATTGATACTCCATTTTATGACTTTTCTCCATGACCTTCGACAGTTGTGACTACCAAGTTAACACTTTTCTCCTTGAGGGAGGACAACGGACAAATCCCAAGTTTGTTTCGGAGCCTCACGAAGAATTGGCTGCTCAATGGTTTCGTCAGGACATCGGCTATTTGATCATCAGTAGGAACATATCTTAGGTAGATTTCCTGTCCAGCAACTTTGTCCCTTACAAAGTGGAGGTCTAACTCTATGTGCTTGGCACGCGCATGAAGAACTGGATTGGATGCAAGAGCAATTGAGCTCATGTTGTTTACCCACACCACTGTCTTTTTCTTGGACTTGATTCCGAGTTCGTTTAATAGGGAGCACACCCACGAGAGTTCTGCAACAACATGAGCAAGTGATCTTTTCCAGCCTCAGTACTCGACCGCAataccaccttctgcttcttcaAGCACCATGACACCAAATTTCTACCAAAGAAGACACAATAACCAGTAGTTGATCGGCGATCATCCACATCCGATGCCCAATCGGAATCCGAAAAAACCAGTTAATCCAAAATCACTTGTTCTGACATGAAGACCATAATCCACTGAATTTACCAAGTAACATAGAATTCTCCTTACAACTTTCCAATGTGCATCAAGAGGGCAGGCCATAAACCGACTCACTTTGTTCACGGCGAAGCTAAGTTCTGGCCTAGTGATTGTGGCATACTGAAGAGCCCCTACAACACTTCAATACAATTTTCCATCCACCGTAGAGTTTCCATTATCTTTACTCAACTTACAGTCAGACGTCATGGGAGTTGGGAACATCTTGGCGTCAAGCATTTTAACCTTATTCAATAATTCCTTGATGTATGCACCTTGGCTAAGGTGCAATCCTTGAGAGGTCCAAGAGACTTCGATGCCTAGGAAATTGGTGACTTCCCCTAAATCTTTAAGGGAAAAGCTTGAATTGAGTTGCTGAATAACATGACGGATAATAGCACATGAACTCCCTGTGATCAGCATGTCATCAACGTAAAAGAGCAGGTAGATAACATCGGATTTGGTGCGCCGATGGAAGAGAGAAGTGTCATCACGAGATTGAACTAAGCCGAGAGGATGGTGATGGTGGAGAACCATGCACGAGAAGCCTGTTTCAGGCCATAAAGGGTCTTGTTCAGTTTGCATACGAGGGCAGGAGGGCATTGTTCAAATTCTGGTGGTTGACGCATGTATAAGTCTTCCTTAAGATCACTGTTGAGAAAAGCGTTATTGACATCCAAATGCGTAATGGACCATCCCATGGTGACTTCAATACTCAGAATAAGGCGAATTGTGGTGGGTTTCACAACAGGACTAAAGGTTTCAGTGAAATCAAAGCTGGGCTCTTGGGAGAAACCTTGAGCAACGAGACAAGCTTTGTGTTGAGCTATGTCGCCTGTTGcaagtttcttgattttgaatATCCAGGTGCAACCAATAAGATTCTTACCAGGTGGGAGGTAATTAAGTATCCAAGTTTTGTTGCGTAGGGAGGGCAAGAAATTCCTCTGTCAGTGCCAATTTCCAGACCGGGATAGATAGGGCAATGCCGACAGATTTAGGAATGGTGAGGTGCGGTGCAGTAGCTGAAGAAAGGAATAGTTTGGGTTTGAAAATACCTGCCTTAGATCGAGTGGTCATGTGATGGGAGGATTTTAGAGGAGGATCAGGAGGTAGAGCAGGGCAATTTTCGGTGGAAGGGTATATAGCACAATTTTCGGAGTCTGTAGACGAGGGAGCAGGAGAAGGGACATTATCATGAGAGTTGGCGGGCATATTATTTGGGGAGGCAGTGCAGGTGCTGTCTGGAGATTAGGATGTTAAAGAAACAGGAGAAGATGACGAAGTTCTAAGAGTGTGATGTAGAGTAGGAGAGTATATGGGGAAGACAGATTCTGGGACTATGTGTGTAGTGGAATGTAAGGGAGGAGGATTGTTGAGAATGTGAATAGGTGGAGAGTGTGATGGTAATGAGATACCTATGGAAACTGGTGGAGCTAGAGTTGGAGTTGGAGCTGGAGCTGGAGCTGATTGAACAGACTTAAATGGGAAAGAATTCTCATCAAAGATGATATCCTGAGATACGATCACCTTCCCCTTGGATAAGAGAGCTTTGTATCCTTTGTGTTTAGGGTTGTAACCAAGGAATGTGGTTGTATTAGACCTGAATTGGAGTTTATTCTTGTTCATGGGCCGAGTATGTGGATAACATAAGCACCCAAACACCTTTAAATCAGTGTAGATAGGTCGGGACTTAAAGAGCCTCTCATGGGGAAAACAAGACTGGAGAATAGGAGTGGACATCCGGTTGATGAGGTGTACATTGGTAGTAAATgcgtcatcccagaaatatgTAGGGAGACCAGCTTGGACTAGAAGAGCGATTCCCGTCTCAACAACATGATGATGTTTGCATTCGGCTAGCCCATTTTGTTGCGGAGTATATGGGCAAGAAACCCGATGAAGAATCTCCTCGTTTTGAAGAAGAAAGGTAAGAACCTGATATTCTCCACCCCAGTCTGATTGGAGAGATACGATCTTGGAGTTGAATTGTGTTTCAACATTGGCCTTGAAATGTTTGAAGGCATCAAGGACTTCACTCTTGGATTTCAGCAAATAAAGCCAAGTGTACCTGATGTATTGATCGATAAAGttgacaaaataaataaaaccattTCTAGAAGGGGTTGGAGTAGGCCCCTAAAGATCATTGTGAACTAATTGAAAAggttttttgtagtgtgtttgagAAGAGGCATAAGGTAGGCGATGACTCTTAGCCAAGCAGCAAGAATGACATAATAAAGATGACTTCATTGAATGAAAGGGGATATTACATTCTTTGAGAATCTTCTCTACAATATTGAAAGCACAGTGGCCAAATCTTCTATTCCAAAGATCTAAAGATGCAGCAGAATTAACTGAAAAAGCTGAAGGCCCTAGTGCTAAGGAACAAACAACATGAGTTAAGCTTGAACTCTTAGGGGAAATTGAAGGCTTGAAAGACTTTGAGGGAGATTTTTTAAGCAAAAACTTGTAGAGGCCGTTGTCAAGATGACCTTTGAGGAGTATGGCCTTGGAGATTTGATCCTTCACAAAACAATAAGATTGATGAAATTCGAAAAACAAATTGTTATCATGAGCAAAATGTGAGACACTTAGTTAATTTTTGGTAACTTTGGAGACGTGTAGGAGATTATTGAGCAAGAAGGAATTGTGGGGAGAGGAAGAGGACTTAAGTATTGACTCCCCACATGAGCAATACCAAGACCGTGACCATCACCAAGTTGTAGAAGGTTACGTCCATGGTATTCAGATGAGGTGTTAAAGGTTGAGAAATCATTAGAAACATGATTAGTGGCGCCCGAGTCTGGGTACCAGGAGGAGACATCACTCTCACTGATATATTCGGTGGGACAGATAGAGTATATTTTACGAAAATTTATATCtactaattttaaatgaaactcaatttgattaattaaaaaaagagagataaaaatgataaaatgattgaagtattattaatattaaatgaatcgtattttataaaaataaactttttcttactccctccgtcccctaataggagtcgctctttgacctggcacgagttttaagaaatgtagagaaaagttggttgaaaaagttagtggaatgtgtgacccatattttatattggttttataataaaatgtgagtggagtgagttagtggaatgtggggcctactaccgtttatggtaaaaatgaagagtgactcttaataggggacggcccaaaatggaaattagcgactcttattcggggacggagggagtataatttaaggaatagattaaaaaaaatgctgTAGTTTAAACAAGAAGTTTTgggcataaaaattaaaaaatcttgTTGAAAAGTATTAGagaggaataaagtagaaaatataagaaagagtaaagtattGACgtgataaagtaagagtgatcaattttttaaattttttttatcaaaaaatgaaataactcaAACATAATTGAGAACACTACTCAAAATTAGAGCATCCGCCACGGTGCTCTTATGCAAGAGCACTCGCCGTGCTCACCGCtatgctcttgccgacggcatgactctgctcttagctaagagcaccgcCGTGCCGACGGCAAGAGCAGTACCAGCTGGCGTGACTTGCTCTGATTGGACgttaattatcatttttttgctttttatttcaaaaaaatctaaaaaattaagattaattttttccccacttcccaataaaatatatccattttttccacacttttaatttattttttcgttATTTTTATCCTAAAATttacactttcatctataaatacattcatgtcaacacaaaaaatcacactataccaaacaactctctcactcaatttttaggattttaattatgtaatttttaatttttaggatttaaattagtatttcaggtatttttaatgcattttaataatgtagaaatgtttttagtaattgaaatatttaaattgaataatagaatggtgggagcatgctcttgcggaagaacaTGAAGGTAGGTGTTGTGCTATTGCGGAAGACAtaggagaaaaaaatgaataaaagtgggtctgACGACCACGTACATTGCTTTtgcaaatataaaattattttatttggtgACGTTTGCGTATATTTTGGATAGGATTGGTTGAAAATAAGGGGAATCAAATTGAAAATAGATAATGATGCTACTCCCCTCTAGAAGACAGGCTCCCTGACACTCTCCACTTTCCGCAGTATATCTAGTCGCCCACTGATTATCCCCACCATCACGCTCCCTTTCAACGGCCACGATTCCCCCCATCCCTAATCAGTGGCTCCACAATAATAACTCGTACAACGCCTCTGCACCTAATCATTCCCCCCCTCCAGATATTATTTTTACTCTCCACTCACACACTCACATGGATCCCAATTTCGCCGCCGGTTTCCGCCACCGCCGTTCCCCCTCCTCCGACCGATTCCTCTCCGTCTTCTCCCCTCCTTCCCCCGCTGATGAATCATTCGCATCCTCCGCCGGCGACGAGCTCAGCGAGCTCGACGTCTTCTACACCGCCGACTTCTCCGACGAGCACCGGATCAGCAACTCCGGCGCCTCCGATCGCCGCCAGACGGAGAGGTTCGGCATCCTCGCCGCGCTGCAGGAGGATCGCCGCGGAATCAGCGACGCCGTGGTTCAGAAGCCGGCGCTGTGGTCTCCGTCTCCGGCGTCGATCTCGCGCGACATTCCGGTGATTCCGAAGCGGCGGATGTCGACGGAGCCGAAGATCTCGCAGTCCATGCCGGCGAGGCGGTTCCAGAAATCGGCGCCGGTGAATGTTCCGATGATGCCGCGGAAGGTGGCAGAGGCGTTCGAGGACGAGGCAGGGGAGGAGGAGGTGCTGCCGCCGCATGAGATGGTGGCGCGTGTGTCGCTGAGGAATGAGAAGACGACGTTTTCGGTGCTGGAAGGCGTCGGAAGGACGCTCAAGGGGAGAGATCTGCGGCAGGTGCGCAATGCTGTGTGGCGGCAAACAGGTTTTCTCGACTAACATTTTTCCCCAATTctacttcggtatttttttaattatatttttggatttttaattcTGCTATTTATGTATTTTGGTACAATGAGTAAATAATTGAGGTATCGAACTTGAACGTTGATGATCattggacttttttttattgacGTTGATGATCATTGAACTTTTTTTATTGACGTTGATGATCATTGAACTTTTTTTATTGACGTTGATGATCATTGAACTTTTTTTATTGATGTTTCATTGATAGTATTGAAGGAGCCGTATATTCATATTATTTGGTTGAGTTATGTATGGGTACGTGATGGGGATTCTTTAATGAGAAAAAAAGGGTGAATTAAATTGAGATAAATTTGTCTACTTCGTCAATGACTGAATCAACCAAATACAACGACGCCAATAAATATTGATAAATGAGAATTGGAATTTTCCAATTTGACGATGTTTCCGAAGCCTACGACTTTATTTTATTCATGAGATGTTGAGAATTGAAAACGACTACCAGTACCGGCAACGAGTCTCGTTGCGGGCTCTATCTCATCTCGGAGAGACAAGACCGCGTCGAGACGGCGTTACGGGCTTCGTCTCATCCCCAGCCCGTCCCTTGTCTTGCCGCGGAGGGAAGTCTcgcgagacagctcgccacgcgcgttggcgacgtggcgagctccggttCGTTCGTGactcccactcgccggcccacgAGTGAGCGTCGTTTTTATCcgaaaaaaatgttttttttgtttttttatattcaGGAAAAAttcgaaaatgaaaaaaaatcccaaaaaatatcgttttttgcaattttttttttatttttttaagcttccaatcacttctataaatatcaaatcattcccacaaattaattcACATTAAAAAAACTCTCTATACTCACTCAAATACgttacattcttcatctcaaaacattatttttctcctaaatttaatctattcatggatccatttgagcaaatgtgttgaataaaaaaatcaaacgcCGTGAATTTTCAAGTATCGTTGGAATCCACAGACTAAAAGTTCATCGAAGCTCTCTCCCAAATTCATaataaaatccttcacctcCCCAAGTCTATCGCTGCGAATTTTTGTTGCCTTGAGCTTTGATCCCACGGAATAAGACGTCGCAACTGATGAtatcttcttctgcttctttgagttttgagattttgaatttagaaagagtgagcggaagattttaaattatgtattttttattttttttaggattttattaatgtgattttttatttttttataattttgagttgtaattttattttatttaatgaagtgtttttattaattgaatttgttggaaataaaaataaaaaatgaaattgaataaatagtcaagggatgagatggttaagagatggagggatgcatgtgttgtctcttagttaagagatgtggtgaaaagtatagtgggcccatgaatagtgaagagatgagacaaTTAAGAGACATCATTGCGGATGGTGGTGAAAACTTTAATTCCATATATTTGCATATATGGTGAAGTATTTTCGAAATCATcacaaatttgaatttgaaacaTTTTGAAGATCCACATCGTAACTAAAGCAGTAAATTTCTGAGTCAAATATATGCTGAATCGTTAGACGATTTGACTATTTTGTTAAGAAAGGGATAAGGAGTAAAatccaatattttcaaattttatgggTGTTGCAACTTTCTCAACTCTGCGTGCCTCGAATCTCCAATATATACAGGTGAAATCGAAACCGATGTAGCAGCCCATTTATTTAGCTAAAAGTTATTTGATGAAAAACCACTAACTTAAGGACGTAGTGTACGGTATTCCTACTATTTTCCAAACCTAAGCATATAATGAAACTATTCAATAGGTTTTTCGAAATTCAACGGTATTTTTCAAATCATTGCATACCACTATATACttccattaaatatgaaacatttggtttccgacatgggattttatgtagtgttgttttgtgagttaatgaagagagtgtaaagtaagagagaataaaaagtagagagaatgttatttccatttttggaaacgtttcatttttaatgagacaattcaaaaaggaaaacgtttcatttctaatgggatagagggagtatcatttaatATAGTTttttagagcattcacaatgaGAAGACAATATCTCCGACAGTTTGATCGTCCCCCATTCCAGCACAACCGATGCCTTGTCCACGGCTGGCGAGTCGCCCCCACCATGTGAGATCGACTGTCCAATCGGCGCCTATTGCAAGTACGACCGTCGATcacgcgttttttatttatttattttatttaccttTCATCGCCTATATCTACCTCATGTTTACCACATTTTATTCACTCTTCTCCGTTCTCTTTCTCTCACTTCTCTCTGTATAATAATCAATGAATCCCGATAGAAGTTTCACGTACCTCGACGTTCCCTATACTGTTGCGGGCCCTAGGACACCAACTGTCCCATCACCCTAGCTGGCCCACAATATACCCTAGTGGTCCCTACTGTGGTGGTGGGGAGACCCATGAACCCCAAACAACAACTCATTTCTACAACTTTTGTTATGGACAGGGGATTGACCAACACTACGGTGACAAAGTTTCTCATCCGAGTATGATCGGTACCCGGGCGATTCCAACATTGTTTCGGAGATCGAAGCTAAGGTGGAAAATGGATCGGCAAATTTATAGGGCGCTATTGCATGTGGTTGGGCCGGATGATGAACTGCTAACATGACAgtagaaaaatagaaatgagCAGATTTATTGGCGGAATTATGTTCCACTATTGTAAATACTCTTAGAAATTCAAATGTgttattcattaaaaatatataaaaaaataaaaaatttgggTAAATCAATCATCTTAAGTTAATACCgttataaagaaataaaatgttaaGATCATAATCAAAATTATCAACATCCACACATCTTTTCTCTAAAGATAAAGGACCTATGGAAAAATTTCAGTCATGATATCTATATTTACTAATTACTTCTAGAGTACTGGATTTGTATTCTCTTTCTAATGTACTACTATGCTTTAAGCACTATgcctttcattgttttcccaaaattgtcattttgtttctttttttaaattaagctTCAGAACCTGCACAAAGAAATTAATACCTTcgtccaccaataaatgtcttattttgctatttttgtttATCCACCAATAAATGTCCTATTTGATTTTTTACTACTACGTTTGATAATaaaactcacattccactaagtttatttcactcacatttccatatgtatataaaaatatgacctATCATTCACTAGCATTTTCCTCTCACTTTctactattccctccgtcccactttaggagccCCGGTTAACCAAATTTGGGTGTCCCATTTTAAGAGTCCCAGttgaaatattccataaatagtAAAAGacccccacatttcactaatttttttcactcacattttattataaaattaatatatgaaagtagaactcacattccaatatcttttttcaccaaatTTCCTTTATATTATTTCTAAAAACCCGTATTAGctcaaatgagactcttaaaGTGTCACAGAGagattatatttcttaaaatacatGCCAATCAAACCCGACTTATATTCGTAGACAAAGTGAGTAATTTGAATTACTATAAATGGCATAAGCAATGacaatactactagtaattattATAACTATTCAACGTTTTCCCTTTTGCTTTatttacacttttttttttgttttattacctTTCTTAATTGATTCGTTAGGGGTTTATTGTTGAAGGTATAGTTTTATTGGCATTTTTATCCATGTAAAGTTGATTGTTTTTTGGACACCCCTTAGAAACTTTAAGGGAAATAACAAATTTAGTCGAAGTTCGTGAATcttttagagcatctgcaatagCGGACTAACCGACGCTCAAGTCGCCGGCGAGCGGCTAAGAGCTCGGCTAGTCCGCTAATGCGGTAGCGAGCCGACTGTAGGGAAAAAAAGCCCGAGATCGGGCATGGACTAACCGAATAGTcggaatttttttaattttttattataccCTATATGAAGGCTATGCATTGGCTAGGTTGTGAGAAATGCATGATGTGGCAGGAGTTTTAAGCTACGTCATTATTTTGTTACCATATAATTTAATGTAACACATGATTGATTTGCACATAGGAACGTCATTGTTTTGATACCATATATGTCTAACatattacttcctccgttctaGGGAGTCCCGATTGATCATATTTGGATGTCTCAGTTTGGGAGTTCCAATTGAAATATTCCGTAAATAGTAATAGACCTCAAATTCTACTAACATTTTTTCatcaatattttattataaaattaatatataaaaataagactaaTACTTCACTATCGTTTTTAACCTTTCCTTTACATCTTTTAAAATCTGTACCAACCTTAAATGAGACTATGAAGTTGGACAAAGAAGTAGTAGTAAACATGTTTAAAAATGTCACGTCAagtttcaaatttttgaaatttttttgaaacaggtttcaaaattttcaaaataataaatcaatgtgatgaaattttataaaacaaaaactagtttatttgagaaaaaaccggtatatttatgcatttaattaaaacatATGAGCGCTTATATAGTACATGAAATGTGCATAATATTATGGTcatatattaatgatttatgtataaaatttttactttttctcgaaaccataaaatataattaatgcatactttaattcaaatttaaaaaatgatataatggcaattcaaataaaaaaaattaaaaatgagacTGAAGACTAATTAAGTCTATTTCAACTTGCAactattagttttattattttaatatataattaattcattaaatTACTAATAGCATAACTTTTTAGGTTATACAAAATTTGGTTTTTAAAAGAGTAATGATAAACaaccaaattttgtacaactaaaaaaaagttagtaatttgatatattaaataataaatgtaaGTTAGTGGACAATTAAAAAAACTTGATTAGTTACATGCAttagttatattttattattctaaaaaataaaaatttatacaccataatattatacatatatatgcatTTTTTCTCTAAGTACATTAGTTTTTTATTgtacaaaatttgatcaaatagATTTAGTGTTTTTGAAATTACTCAAAAGTAAGAAACTGATACGTTATAAAAAGATGCATAACTTTAGCATAACTTTTTATTGTACAAAATTACTCAAATAGATTTAGTGTTTTTCAATTTCGCCAATTTTTGACTCCTCATTAATCCAATCAACatcgttttataaaaaaattcttttCAATAAGGAGTACCcatatttttctttgatttcaTGGATTTAAGTTATAAATCGACAATGTTCAAATTAATTCagaattggaaaaaaaattacgaaaaaaaataCTTGTGTCTAAAGTCCAACTCACAAACATAATTCTTTATATGAAAAGGAGTAATAATTGTGAAATGGAAAAGAAATGAGATCAGAATATCAATAAGCGTTAAATATGTCGCTCATAAGAGATCAAATCCCATCGCACATGATATAATTCATCATTTTCTCCTATACTAATTTCCCAACTAAAAAAGTAAACCTTGTAGAAAttgaaaaacaattaaaattatcCAAAATTTGGTAAAACAGAGCACTCAAATCCAGCTCAAATAACATAATCAAAAATTAAGAATCACTGCAAAAATTCCCaaattatttatgaaaaaaacaGATGATATGTCTCCCATCTAAAGCGCAGAGGCGTTGAGAAAATCCAATCGTTTGAATAAATAACACCTATTAATCAGCAAAAGCATAATTAATATGCAACAGTGCACGAAAAATAGGATAATTACATATCTAAAGCTAGAATTGAGCCGACTCCgcagagaagaagaagatgggaAAGAGGAATTCTCAAAAGGAAAACCCTAGAAAGAAGACCAGATAAACACACAGCACCACACtcgaaaatacacacatttctGTGCATATATAAAGCGGATGTGCGTGTTAATTGAATTCAATTTCGCGCAGCTATGACTCAAAACGCTTCCATTTGTGAATTGGAAGGCGATCTTAAGGGCTGCGCTTACAGCAAAAAATAATTAGGGAAAACTTAGTATGGAAATTGCAGAGATTGAATTATGAAACGGACGGTGAACTTTGTTGAAGAGAGGGGGCTTATATAGGTTGTTTTGCTAGGTTTTTTATATTGGGCCAATCTGACGGCCCAAATAGTATCAAATAATACTACTTCCGTCTTTATTTTGGTTGATAATTGATTTTATCTCATCTGTTTGGTATATTTATACATCAAAATAAGCATAAACCAATCCAAATTCATTTTTGGGTTTTTCTATGAAACAATACCAAATATGATAATACTGCAAAAAATTGTGAGGCATATATCAAAATGTAGCGTAAAATTTGAATtcggtgtaaatggttggattAAAACTATTTTTGATGTGACACAtaataaaaatgagtttgagtttggtataaatggttggagatggctTAAATGTGTAATCATTTAgacaattatatttaatatatattgtttcattttttagaaCAAATTGTCACACAAAATGAAACTCCTATTTGTTGTTAGTGAAATTCATTTGTGATGTGGTGTAAGCGTTATCTATTAGAATTATGCGATTGCTTATCAGAAAAACAAATGTGTAATTGATAAGGGAGTATGGGCCCAGGCCCAATAAGTGAAAATATAATTCTCATCAGATATTAATGAGTGAGGCCCAGtaccaataaataaaatatattggtAAGAGGGTAAGGCCCAGGCccaataaatgaaaatataatgaCGGCTGTGGGTTTTGTC from Salvia splendens isolate huo1 chromosome 9, SspV2, whole genome shotgun sequence includes:
- the LOC121746997 gene encoding uncharacterized protein LOC121746997, translating into MDPNFAAGFRHRRSPSSDRFLSVFSPPSPADESFASSAGDELSELDVFYTADFSDEHRISNSGASDRRQTERFGILAALQEDRRGISDAVVQKPALWSPSPASISRDIPVIPKRRMSTEPKISQSMPARRFQKSAPVNVPMMPRKVAEAFEDEAGEEEVLPPHEMVARVSLRNEKTTFSVLEGVGRTLKGRDLRQVRNAVWRQTGFLD